A genome region from Ctenopharyngodon idella isolate HZGC_01 chromosome 5, HZGC01, whole genome shotgun sequence includes the following:
- the LOC127512219 gene encoding neuronal tyrosine-phosphorylated phosphoinositide-3-kinase adapter 1 isoform X1: protein MSSGSAQDVAVENFLRDIERRGQWLHCAVIGCEEEHSRGDMNLLYRKSRLDWRHRDQEGKKSSNYKDASSATVGKVRDLASFRRHFRMGFMTMPASQDLSPHSCAAAMAPRSQSCHAVGTGEGEELENGYYPDSDPQNQSNPSRCPPAKPKRHPNTRLSSTAQQEHPSRGVHAPPDTPPPPPPNHPPKHPEKRNAMKKSDSGEMSGRKVPPLKPRRSPSTQLSFDPPPPRVPPPTTPLPFQSSEPSPRGEGGDDEPVYIEMVGQVFTRETHSAPTPHPLTPSATTPDSDSDQGEAIYEEMKYPLPDDAAREAHRRLPLKHERMKSSKAYHSSIISSSSSSTSSSLPRPSSSSPACSSSKPKATVSISHSSPLPSSCSSASSTPVPQALSSSPHPPRAPTPFLLPGSKPEHEPSSSKIPAPFPNLLQHKPPLLAFPQPAAASSGVGAQHKASSAKISVQSASSLPTSTSTSSSTSSTSTSKESSGVEKEREKERREGQLGPTPGLRARSHSTPLPPSSKSSSPYSHHHHHHHPHHRPSHYHHYRKPEKEMSSAGKGSGQSSAQTQTQPKEGKSVSFLLKSEKSERERDRERDRDRERDLSTSSSSHSDTPSSNTYTHTSQTGTSTTPTPSQPSSSTAATPPSSSSSSTQRPPSRSHMHRSHTPHLSHGLPAYKPPPSDSPLLWTYPSVGFRRPPAYDSLRGGSQLPSLHTDPTKIGSAAQALQAKAGFIPWESAAALGLTEEQAYWPMHRKLSFSHGSRDTEKEDGGVWNGSADALLRRERDDLAAMRGGGHSGIPVRATGRHSESLAGADGPPGLRGLIRAGLPLPCQTFPACRNGELGRLGRSSSTSGVRQAGGDVQRQSSLPAREALNQFHALSQVQSQAPCSPSLSRQQQYQHQQQVQLQFQQLAQLAAQAQAPISAGTAGTSAAPAQRDGKLLEVIERKRCLCKEIKAHRRPDKSLCKQDSMPILPSWRRTPEPRKTGTPPCQRPQAVVWDTAI, encoded by the exons ATGAGCTCTGGCTCCGCCCAGGATGTGGCGGTGGAGAATTTCCTGCGTGACATAGAGAGGCGGGGCCAGTGGCTGCACTGCGCTGTTATTGGCTGTGAGGAGGAGCATTCCCGTGGCGACATGAACCTGTTGTACCGCAAAAGTCGTCTGGACTGGAGACACAGAGATCAGGAGGGCAAGAAAAG CTCCAACTATAAAGATGCCTCCTCTGCAACAGTCGGGAAGGTTCGGGATCTGGCGTCATTTCGGCGTCATTTCCGAATGGGATTTATGACGATGCCAGCGTCTCAGGACCTGTCGCCTCACTCTTGTGCGGCTGCCATGGCCCCACGCTCTCAATCCTGCCATGCTGTGGGCACCGGTGAGGGAGAGGAGCTAGAGAATGGATATTATCCAGACTCAGACCCCCAAAACCAGTCAAATCCATCCCGCTGCCCCCCAGCCAAGCCTAAACGCCACCCCAATACTCGTCTCAGCTCTACAGCCCAGCAGGAGCATCCTTCCCGTGGGGTCCATGCACCACCTGACACTCCGCCACCTCCACCTCCCAATCACCCACCCAAACACCCAGAAAAGCGGAATG CAATGAAAAAATCTGATTCAGGTGAAATGTCTGGACGGAAGGTTCCTCCATTGAAGCCCAGACGGAGTCCAAGCACACAGCTCTCCTttgaccccccacccccacgGGTCCCGCCCCCAACCACACCTCTTCCTTTTCAGAGCTCTGAGCCCTCACCGCGCGGCGAGGGTGGAGATGACGAGCCAGTTTACATTGAGATGGTGGGCCAGGTCTTCACCCGAGAGACTCATAGTGCCCCGACTCCTCACCCACTCACGCCCTCTGCCACCACGCCTGATTCTGACTCAGACCAAGGAGAGGCCATTTACGAAGAGATGAAGTACCCCCTACCAGACGACGCGGCTCGAGAAGCCCACCGCCGCTTGCCGCTCAAACATGAGCGTATGAAGTCCTCTAAAGCATACCACTCCTCCATCATCTCGTCCTCCTCATCCTCCACCTCTTCCTCGCTTCCGCGcccctcttcctcctctccAGCCTGCTCCTCCTCCAAGCCTAAAGCTACCGTCTCCATCTCTCACTCCTCTCCTCTGCCTTCGTCCTGCTCCTCTGCATCCTCCACTCCAGTACCCCAAGCCCTCTCCTCCTCACCACACCCTCCCCGTGCTCCTACACCCTTCCTGCTTCCAGGGTCCAAGCCTGAACATGAACCCAGCTCCAGTAAGATCCCGGCACCCTTCCCTAACTTGCTCCAACACAAGCCTCCTCTCCTGGCTTTTCCCCAGCCGGCCGCTGCCTCCAGTGGGGTAGGGGCTCAACACAAAGCCAGTTCGGCCAAGATCAGCGTGCAATCAGCCTCCAGCCTGCCAACATCTACCAGCACCTCCTCCAGCACAAGCTCCACCAGCACTTCCAAAGAGTCCTCTGGAGTCGAGAAAGAACGAGAGAAGGAGAGGAGGGAAGGACAGCTGGGACCGACACCGGGACTCAGAGCTCGCAGTCATTCCACTCCTCTTCCTCCGTCATCAAAGTCATCCTCTCCATATtcccaccatcatcatcatcaccaccctCACCACAGGCCTTCCCACTATCACCATTACCGCAAGCCTGAGAAAGAGATGTCGTCAGCGGGCAAGGGGTCAGGACAGTCCTCCGCCCAGACGCAAACGCAACCTAAGGAGGGCAAGTCTGTCAGCTTCCTGCTCAAATCCGAAAAATCTGAGAGGGAAAGGGACCGAGAGAGGGATCGTGATCGAGAGAGAGACCTGAGCACGTCATCATCCAGTCATTCTGATACCCCCTCCtcaaatacatacacacacacttctcaAACTGGCACGAGCACCACTCCAACCCCGAGTCAGCCGTCATCGTCCACAGCAGCCACGCCaccttcctcctcttcttcctccacTCAGCGCCCTCCGTCTCGCTCTCACATGCACCGGTCACATACCCCGCACTTGTCTCATGGCCTTCCTGCTTACAAACCTCCCCCCTCTGACAGCCCCCTGCTCTGGACCTACCCCTCGGTTGGCTTCCGCCGACCGCCTGCCTACGATAGCTTACGAGGGGGCTCGCAGTTGCCATCCTTGCACACAGACCCTACTAAAATTGGATCTGCAGCCCAGGCATTGCAGGCCAAGGCTGGGTTCATTCCCTGGGAGAGTGCAGCTGCCTTGGGGCTCACAGAAGAACAGGCTTACTGGCCTATGCACAGAAAATTATCATTCAGTCATGGGAGCCGAGACACTGAGA AGGAAGATGGAGGTGTTTGGAATGGCAGTGCAGATGCTCTGTTgaggagagagagggatgaCCTAGCAGCCATGCGGGGTGGCGGACACTCTGGAATACCTGTGCGGGCAACAGGGAGACACAGCGAGAGCTTGGCTGGGGCGGATGGACCACCAGGGTTGAGAGGACTGATACGAGCGGGACTGCCCTTACCCTGCCAAACCTTCCCTGCGTGCCGCAATGGTG AGTTGGGTCGCCTTGGCAGGTCTTCCTCCACATCAGGAGTGAGACAAGCAGGAGGTGACGTTCAAAGGCAGAGCAGCCTGCCGGCCAGAGAAGCACTCAACCAG TTCCACGCTCTCTCGCAGGTTCAGTCTCAGGCTCCCTGCAGTCCGTCACTAAGCCGGCAGCAGCAGTACCAGCACCAGCAGCAGGTCCAGCTCCAGTTCCAGCAGCTGGCTCAGCTCGCCGCGCAGGCCCAGGCTCCCATCAGCGCAGGCACAGCTGGCACCTCCGCAGCTCCGGCCCAGCGTGACGGCAAGCTCCTGGAGGTGATCGAGAGAAAGCGCTGCCTGTGTAAAGAGATTAAGGCTCATCGCCGGCCAGATAAAAGCTTATGTAAGCAGGACAGTATGCCTATTTTACCCAGCTGGAGGAGAACGCCAGAGCCCCGCAAAACTGGAACGCCGCCCTGCCAGAGGCCGCAGGCTGTGGTGTGGGACACGGCCATCTGA
- the LOC127512219 gene encoding neuronal tyrosine-phosphorylated phosphoinositide-3-kinase adapter 1 isoform X2, with product MSSGSAQDVAVENFLRDIERRGQWLHCAVIGCEEEHSRGDMNLLYRKSRLDWRHRDQEGKKSSNYKDASSATVGKVRDLASFRRHFRMGFMTMPASQDLSPHSCAAAMAPRSQSCHAVGTGEGEELENGYYPDSDPQNQSNPSRCPPAKPKRHPNTRLSSTAQQEHPSRGVHAPPDTPPPPPPNHPPKHPEKRNAMKKSDSGEMSGRKVPPLKPRRSPSTQLSFDPPPPRVPPPTTPLPFQSSEPSPRGEGGDDEPVYIEMVGQVFTRETHSAPTPHPLTPSATTPDSDSDQGEAIYEEMKYPLPDDAAREAHRRLPLKHERMKSSKAYHSSIISSSSSSTSSSLPRPSSSSPACSSSKPKATVSISHSSPLPSSCSSASSTPVPQALSSSPHPPRAPTPFLLPGSKPEHEPSSSKIPAPFPNLLQHKPPLLAFPQPAAASSGVGAQHKASSAKISVQSASSLPTSTSTSSSTSSTSTSKESSGVEKEREKERREGQLGPTPGLRARSHSTPLPPSSKSSSPYSHHHHHHHPHHRPSHYHHYRKPEKEMSSAGKGSGQSSAQTQTQPKEGKSVSFLLKSEKSERERDRERDRDRERDLSTSSSSHSDTPSSNTYTHTSQTGTSTTPTPSQPSSSTAATPPSSSSSSTQRPPSRSHMHRSHTPHLSHGLPAYKPPPSDSPLLWTYPSVGFRRPPAYDSLRGGSQLPSLHTDPTKIGSAAQALQAKAGFIPWESAAALGLTEEQAYWPMHRKLSFSHGSRDTEKEDGGVWNGSADALLRRERDDLAAMRGGGHSGIPVRATGRHSESLAGADGPPGLRGLIRAGLPLPCQTFPACRNELGRLGRSSSTSGVRQAGGDVQRQSSLPAREALNQFHALSQVQSQAPCSPSLSRQQQYQHQQQVQLQFQQLAQLAAQAQAPISAGTAGTSAAPAQRDGKLLEVIERKRCLCKEIKAHRRPDKSLCKQDSMPILPSWRRTPEPRKTGTPPCQRPQAVVWDTAI from the exons ATGAGCTCTGGCTCCGCCCAGGATGTGGCGGTGGAGAATTTCCTGCGTGACATAGAGAGGCGGGGCCAGTGGCTGCACTGCGCTGTTATTGGCTGTGAGGAGGAGCATTCCCGTGGCGACATGAACCTGTTGTACCGCAAAAGTCGTCTGGACTGGAGACACAGAGATCAGGAGGGCAAGAAAAG CTCCAACTATAAAGATGCCTCCTCTGCAACAGTCGGGAAGGTTCGGGATCTGGCGTCATTTCGGCGTCATTTCCGAATGGGATTTATGACGATGCCAGCGTCTCAGGACCTGTCGCCTCACTCTTGTGCGGCTGCCATGGCCCCACGCTCTCAATCCTGCCATGCTGTGGGCACCGGTGAGGGAGAGGAGCTAGAGAATGGATATTATCCAGACTCAGACCCCCAAAACCAGTCAAATCCATCCCGCTGCCCCCCAGCCAAGCCTAAACGCCACCCCAATACTCGTCTCAGCTCTACAGCCCAGCAGGAGCATCCTTCCCGTGGGGTCCATGCACCACCTGACACTCCGCCACCTCCACCTCCCAATCACCCACCCAAACACCCAGAAAAGCGGAATG CAATGAAAAAATCTGATTCAGGTGAAATGTCTGGACGGAAGGTTCCTCCATTGAAGCCCAGACGGAGTCCAAGCACACAGCTCTCCTttgaccccccacccccacgGGTCCCGCCCCCAACCACACCTCTTCCTTTTCAGAGCTCTGAGCCCTCACCGCGCGGCGAGGGTGGAGATGACGAGCCAGTTTACATTGAGATGGTGGGCCAGGTCTTCACCCGAGAGACTCATAGTGCCCCGACTCCTCACCCACTCACGCCCTCTGCCACCACGCCTGATTCTGACTCAGACCAAGGAGAGGCCATTTACGAAGAGATGAAGTACCCCCTACCAGACGACGCGGCTCGAGAAGCCCACCGCCGCTTGCCGCTCAAACATGAGCGTATGAAGTCCTCTAAAGCATACCACTCCTCCATCATCTCGTCCTCCTCATCCTCCACCTCTTCCTCGCTTCCGCGcccctcttcctcctctccAGCCTGCTCCTCCTCCAAGCCTAAAGCTACCGTCTCCATCTCTCACTCCTCTCCTCTGCCTTCGTCCTGCTCCTCTGCATCCTCCACTCCAGTACCCCAAGCCCTCTCCTCCTCACCACACCCTCCCCGTGCTCCTACACCCTTCCTGCTTCCAGGGTCCAAGCCTGAACATGAACCCAGCTCCAGTAAGATCCCGGCACCCTTCCCTAACTTGCTCCAACACAAGCCTCCTCTCCTGGCTTTTCCCCAGCCGGCCGCTGCCTCCAGTGGGGTAGGGGCTCAACACAAAGCCAGTTCGGCCAAGATCAGCGTGCAATCAGCCTCCAGCCTGCCAACATCTACCAGCACCTCCTCCAGCACAAGCTCCACCAGCACTTCCAAAGAGTCCTCTGGAGTCGAGAAAGAACGAGAGAAGGAGAGGAGGGAAGGACAGCTGGGACCGACACCGGGACTCAGAGCTCGCAGTCATTCCACTCCTCTTCCTCCGTCATCAAAGTCATCCTCTCCATATtcccaccatcatcatcatcaccaccctCACCACAGGCCTTCCCACTATCACCATTACCGCAAGCCTGAGAAAGAGATGTCGTCAGCGGGCAAGGGGTCAGGACAGTCCTCCGCCCAGACGCAAACGCAACCTAAGGAGGGCAAGTCTGTCAGCTTCCTGCTCAAATCCGAAAAATCTGAGAGGGAAAGGGACCGAGAGAGGGATCGTGATCGAGAGAGAGACCTGAGCACGTCATCATCCAGTCATTCTGATACCCCCTCCtcaaatacatacacacacacttctcaAACTGGCACGAGCACCACTCCAACCCCGAGTCAGCCGTCATCGTCCACAGCAGCCACGCCaccttcctcctcttcttcctccacTCAGCGCCCTCCGTCTCGCTCTCACATGCACCGGTCACATACCCCGCACTTGTCTCATGGCCTTCCTGCTTACAAACCTCCCCCCTCTGACAGCCCCCTGCTCTGGACCTACCCCTCGGTTGGCTTCCGCCGACCGCCTGCCTACGATAGCTTACGAGGGGGCTCGCAGTTGCCATCCTTGCACACAGACCCTACTAAAATTGGATCTGCAGCCCAGGCATTGCAGGCCAAGGCTGGGTTCATTCCCTGGGAGAGTGCAGCTGCCTTGGGGCTCACAGAAGAACAGGCTTACTGGCCTATGCACAGAAAATTATCATTCAGTCATGGGAGCCGAGACACTGAGA AGGAAGATGGAGGTGTTTGGAATGGCAGTGCAGATGCTCTGTTgaggagagagagggatgaCCTAGCAGCCATGCGGGGTGGCGGACACTCTGGAATACCTGTGCGGGCAACAGGGAGACACAGCGAGAGCTTGGCTGGGGCGGATGGACCACCAGGGTTGAGAGGACTGATACGAGCGGGACTGCCCTTACCCTGCCAAACCTTCCCTGCGTGCCGCAATG AGTTGGGTCGCCTTGGCAGGTCTTCCTCCACATCAGGAGTGAGACAAGCAGGAGGTGACGTTCAAAGGCAGAGCAGCCTGCCGGCCAGAGAAGCACTCAACCAG TTCCACGCTCTCTCGCAGGTTCAGTCTCAGGCTCCCTGCAGTCCGTCACTAAGCCGGCAGCAGCAGTACCAGCACCAGCAGCAGGTCCAGCTCCAGTTCCAGCAGCTGGCTCAGCTCGCCGCGCAGGCCCAGGCTCCCATCAGCGCAGGCACAGCTGGCACCTCCGCAGCTCCGGCCCAGCGTGACGGCAAGCTCCTGGAGGTGATCGAGAGAAAGCGCTGCCTGTGTAAAGAGATTAAGGCTCATCGCCGGCCAGATAAAAGCTTATGTAAGCAGGACAGTATGCCTATTTTACCCAGCTGGAGGAGAACGCCAGAGCCCCGCAAAACTGGAACGCCGCCCTGCCAGAGGCCGCAGGCTGTGGTGTGGGACACGGCCATCTGA